A region from the Paludicola sp. MB14-C6 genome encodes:
- a CDS encoding NUDIX hydrolase, whose amino-acid sequence MQGYNVIAVYNQTIDKLLMCKRKKNPYKGLSNLVGGKIEIDEDGLIAAYRELFEETSISKEDIQLTHLMDFTYYIDNCYVEVYIGKLNKNIEVIGDENDLYWSDLDCNFFDSAKYAGEGNIGHIVEHINFSKEKLLYNNQS is encoded by the coding sequence ATGCAAGGATATAACGTAATTGCTGTTTATAATCAAACAATAGACAAACTTTTGATGTGCAAACGAAAAAAGAACCCTTACAAGGGATTGTCCAATTTGGTAGGTGGAAAAATAGAAATAGATGAAGATGGTCTTATTGCTGCATATAGGGAATTATTTGAAGAAACATCAATTTCTAAAGAGGATATACAACTTACTCATTTAATGGATTTTACTTATTACATAGATAATTGTTACGTAGAAGTTTACATTGGAAAATTAAATAAAAACATAGAAGTTATTGGTGATGAAAATGATTTATATTGGTCTGATTTAGACTGCAACTTTTTCGATTCAGCAAAGTATGCTGGTGAAGGAAATATAGGGCATATCGTTGAACATATAAATTTCTCAAAAGAAAAATTGTTATATAACAATCAAAGCTAA
- a CDS encoding aminotransferase class I/II-fold pyridoxal phosphate-dependent enzyme has protein sequence MKNYQSMSKEELQSEYDILLSKYNEMKQQGLSLDMSRGKPAPEQLDLAMPMLDILTGNEMMNTENGFDTRNYGILDGIPEAKKLFADMLELKPENILVGGNSSLNMMYDSVARSMSFGVMGSTPWNKLEKVKFLCPVPGYDRHFAICELFGIEMINIPMDNKGPNMDMVEELVANDDSIKGIWCVPKYSNPSGITYSAEVVKRFGALKPKANDFRIYWDNAYVVHDLTETPDELVNIYEECKKNSNEDMVFEFASTSKISFSGAGIAVMGASVDNLNFIRKHLTIQTIGFDKMNQLRHVKYYKDINGIKEHMKKHKEIIAPKFDAVINALNTNIAPYGIATYETPNGGYFISFNTMSGCAKRVGQLCKDAGLVMTPSGATFPYGNDPDDSNIRIAPTYPSIEELNTAMELFCYCVKIATIEKLLK, from the coding sequence ATGAAAAATTATCAGTCAATGTCAAAAGAAGAATTGCAAAGTGAATATGATATTTTGCTTTCTAAGTATAATGAAATGAAACAGCAAGGTCTTTCGCTTGATATGTCAAGAGGAAAACCAGCACCGGAGCAATTAGATTTAGCAATGCCAATGCTTGATATTTTAACAGGCAATGAAATGATGAATACTGAAAACGGATTTGATACAAGAAATTATGGCATATTAGACGGTATTCCCGAAGCAAAAAAATTATTTGCAGATATGCTTGAACTAAAACCAGAAAATATTTTAGTGGGTGGAAATTCAAGTTTAAATATGATGTACGATAGCGTTGCACGTTCAATGTCTTTTGGTGTAATGGGCTCAACTCCATGGAATAAGCTTGAGAAAGTGAAGTTTTTATGTCCTGTTCCTGGATACGATCGTCATTTCGCAATTTGTGAACTGTTTGGAATTGAAATGATTAATATACCAATGGATAACAAAGGCCCAAACATGGATATGGTCGAAGAGCTTGTTGCTAATGATGATAGTATTAAAGGTATTTGGTGTGTTCCTAAATATTCAAATCCATCTGGAATTACATATTCAGCTGAGGTTGTGAAACGATTTGGTGCACTAAAACCAAAAGCGAATGATTTCAGAATTTATTGGGATAATGCCTATGTAGTGCATGATTTAACAGAAACACCTGATGAACTTGTGAATATCTATGAAGAATGTAAAAAGAATAGCAATGAAGATATGGTTTTTGAGTTTGCATCTACTTCAAAAATTAGCTTTAGTGGTGCTGGTATTGCAGTAATGGGTGCAAGTGTAGATAACTTAAATTTCATTCGCAAGCATTTGACAATTCAAACAATTGGTTTTGATAAAATGAACCAACTACGTCATGTAAAATACTATAAAGATATTAACGGCATCAAAGAGCACATGAAAAAACATAAAGAAATTATTGCTCCAAAGTTTGATGCTGTAATCAACGCATTGAATACCAATATTGCGCCTTATGGAATAGCAACATACGAAACACCAAATGGCGGCTATTTTATTTCATTCAACACTATGAGTGGTTGCGCAAAACGTGTTGGTCAACTTTGCAAAGACGCAGGTTTGGTTATGACTCCATCCGGTGCAACATTTCCATATGGAAATGATCCTGATGATAGTAATATTCGTATTGCACCAACTTATCCATCAATAGAGGAACTGAATACTGCAATGGAATTGTTCTGCTATTGTGTGAAAATTGCAACAATAGAAAAACTATTGAAGTAA
- a CDS encoding GNAT family N-acetyltransferase, giving the protein MIAFKQITEHNFEECIALTVREHQKTYVSTNVYSLAEAWLYPNAAFPFAIYEEENMVGFIMFAYEDGKYYICRFMIDEKYQQKGYGKDALKSAIQYLIDTYQVTEIYLSVEPDNVVAKGLYQSVGFLETGEMLEAEELMKFTV; this is encoded by the coding sequence ATGATAGCATTTAAACAAATTACAGAACATAATTTTGAGGAATGTATCGCATTAACAGTCAGAGAACATCAGAAAACATATGTATCAACTAATGTTTATTCACTCGCAGAAGCTTGGCTTTATCCAAATGCCGCCTTTCCTTTTGCAATCTATGAAGAGGAAAATATGGTCGGGTTTATTATGTTTGCATATGAAGATGGTAAGTATTATATCTGCCGTTTTATGATTGATGAAAAGTATCAACAAAAAGGCTATGGAAAAGATGCCTTAAAGAGTGCCATTCAATATTTAATTGATACTTATCAAGTAACAGAAATCTATTTATCCGTTGAGCCTGATAATGTTGTGGCAAAAGGACTATATCAATCAGTTGGTTTTTTGGAGACAGGTGAAATGCTTGAAGCTGAAGAACTGATGAAATTTACAGTATAA
- a CDS encoding IS1182 family transposase, producing MLVKAKKDRTQVEFLCLEEFIPAEHLLRKIDSAVDFCHIYDFVEDLYCKDNGRPSIDPVVLIKMVLIQHLYGISSLRKLVEEVQMNCAYRWFLGYLMTEQIPHFTTISYAFKHRFNENTIACIFNWILNEINDMGYLDPEVVFVDGTHIKANANIKKVVKKSIPVAAKHYEKQLMDEINKDREEHKKKPFDDTKPPKIEEKIINESTTDPESGVFHKGEHKKCLAYEAHTACDKKGYIVDVHVTAGNVHDSVAFDDLYDKLKENHPEIQTIVADSAYNTPYIAKRLIDDGKDLLVPYRRPMTKQGFFKKYDFSYDEYFDCVVCPNNKVLHYSTTNREGYKEFKSNPNDCKICGFRYKCTESKEFQKQYTVHVWHEYLEQVSDIRYAIKYKDLYAQRKETIERVFADAKRLPKILCKSE from the coding sequence ATGTTAGTTAAAGCTAAAAAAGACCGAACACAAGTAGAGTTTTTGTGCTTAGAAGAATTTATTCCAGCAGAACATTTGCTTAGAAAAATAGATAGTGCAGTGGATTTCTGTCATATATATGATTTCGTAGAGGATTTGTATTGTAAAGATAATGGAAGACCAAGCATAGACCCAGTAGTACTAATCAAAATGGTCTTAATACAACATTTGTATGGAATAAGTTCGTTGCGCAAATTGGTAGAAGAAGTACAAATGAACTGTGCATATCGTTGGTTTTTAGGATATTTAATGACAGAACAAATACCTCACTTTACAACAATAAGTTATGCCTTTAAACATAGATTTAACGAGAATACTATTGCATGCATTTTCAACTGGATATTGAATGAAATCAATGATATGGGATATCTTGACCCAGAGGTGGTATTTGTAGATGGAACCCATATAAAAGCAAATGCAAATATAAAAAAGGTTGTAAAGAAATCAATCCCCGTAGCAGCAAAACATTATGAGAAACAACTAATGGACGAAATCAATAAAGATAGAGAAGAACATAAAAAAAAGCCATTTGACGATACAAAGCCACCTAAAATAGAAGAAAAAATCATCAATGAATCAACCACTGACCCTGAAAGCGGTGTATTTCATAAAGGAGAGCATAAGAAATGCCTTGCTTATGAAGCACATACAGCTTGTGACAAAAAAGGCTACATTGTAGATGTTCATGTAACAGCAGGCAATGTACATGACAGCGTAGCATTCGATGATTTGTATGATAAATTAAAAGAAAACCACCCCGAAATCCAAACAATAGTGGCAGATAGTGCCTACAATACTCCCTATATTGCAAAAAGACTTATAGATGATGGAAAAGATTTATTAGTACCATATCGTAGACCAATGACAAAACAAGGCTTTTTTAAGAAATATGATTTTTCATATGATGAATATTTTGACTGTGTAGTATGTCCAAACAATAAAGTTTTACACTATTCCACCACGAATAGAGAAGGATACAAAGAATTTAAAAGCAATCCAAACGACTGTAAAATCTGTGGGTTTCGTTACAAATGCACTGAAAGTAAAGAATTCCAGAAACAATACACAGTTCATGTTTGGCATGAGTACTTAGAGCAAGTTTCAGATATTCGTTATGCAATAAAATACAAAGATCTTTATGCACAGCGAAAAGAAACGATTGAGCGAGTTTTTGCTGATGCGAAGAGACTCCCGAAAATTTTGTGTAAAAGTGAATAA
- a CDS encoding uroporphyrinogen decarboxylase family protein: MTQNFAKLHEDVCFKRSKGKVIWQPRIDCWITDKLFDHGELPGIYKDMSKVDIYKELGCSARIYEYNDCFYPIYDDTIHFSKTVDGRSTEHKMETPVGTVTRITKTTPSSWAELVTKEWVCNEEDLKVFTYIESHTNWGWNQEHFDKTKAEWGNLGAPTIFMPRTSMQRLYIDLMGVEEAVYAVMDYPETVEEYFDALRECHFRLIDVINESPIHIINFGDNIHSGTLSPSFFEEYVLPEYKLRTERLHKAGKFICSHFDGDNKGLMEYYQQTGLDGVEAITPVPQGDVTLEEAKENLGDMFLLDGIPAVYFDEIYPVEVLEECVHNILDLFAPNLILGISDEISSTGDIERIKLVGKIVDEYNAQFE; the protein is encoded by the coding sequence ATGACACAAAACTTTGCAAAGCTTCATGAGGATGTTTGTTTTAAACGTTCTAAAGGAAAAGTAATTTGGCAACCAAGAATTGATTGTTGGATTACCGATAAATTATTTGATCATGGGGAATTACCGGGTATATATAAAGATATGTCAAAAGTTGATATTTATAAAGAACTTGGCTGTTCTGCAAGAATATATGAATACAACGATTGTTTCTATCCAATTTATGATGATACCATTCATTTCAGCAAAACAGTAGATGGTAGATCTACTGAGCATAAAATGGAAACGCCGGTTGGTACAGTAACAAGAATAACAAAGACAACTCCAAGTAGTTGGGCAGAGTTGGTTACAAAAGAGTGGGTTTGCAACGAAGAAGACTTGAAGGTGTTTACTTACATCGAAAGCCATACAAACTGGGGTTGGAATCAAGAGCATTTTGACAAAACCAAAGCAGAATGGGGTAATCTTGGAGCACCTACAATTTTTATGCCAAGAACATCTATGCAACGTTTATATATTGATTTAATGGGTGTTGAAGAAGCAGTTTATGCTGTTATGGATTATCCTGAAACAGTTGAGGAGTACTTTGATGCATTAAGAGAATGTCATTTTCGTTTAATTGATGTTATTAACGAATCTCCAATTCATATTATTAACTTTGGTGATAATATTCACTCAGGAACGCTTTCACCAAGCTTTTTTGAAGAATATGTGTTACCGGAATATAAATTGAGAACCGAGCGTTTACACAAAGCCGGTAAATTTATTTGTTCTCATTTTGATGGGGATAATAAAGGCTTAATGGAATATTATCAACAAACAGGTCTAGATGGAGTTGAAGCAATTACTCCTGTACCGCAAGGCGACGTTACCTTAGAAGAAGCAAAAGAAAATCTAGGCGATATGTTTTTGCTCGATGGTATACCAGCTGTATATTTTGATGAAATTTATCCGGTAGAAGTATTGGAAGAATGTGTTCATAATATCCTTGATTTGTTTGCACCAAACCTAATTTTAGGTATTTCTGATGAGATTTCTTCAACAGGAGATATTGAAAGAATAAAACTGGTTGGTAAAATAGTAGACGAATACAACGCACAATTTGAGTAA
- a CDS encoding flavin reductase, producing the protein MYQFQEHSCKELNNNPFHLIGDEWMLVTSGNEQSYNTMTASWGGLGVLWGKNVATIYIRPQRYTYEFIEKNEYFTLAFFDESYKKALGFCGKYSGRDYDKAKECNLTPMPIEQTIAFEEAKLVLVCKKLYHQDIDPENFYDASIENNYANKDYHRMYIGEIVKVLVK; encoded by the coding sequence ATGTATCAATTTCAAGAACATTCATGTAAAGAGCTGAATAATAATCCGTTTCACCTCATAGGAGATGAATGGATGCTAGTTACTTCCGGAAACGAACAAAGCTACAATACAATGACGGCTAGTTGGGGCGGTTTAGGAGTACTGTGGGGTAAAAATGTTGCAACAATCTATATTCGTCCACAACGATATACTTATGAATTTATTGAGAAAAACGAATACTTTACCCTTGCGTTCTTTGATGAGAGCTATAAAAAAGCGCTTGGATTTTGTGGAAAATACTCCGGACGTGATTATGATAAGGCAAAAGAATGTAATCTAACCCCTATGCCAATTGAGCAAACAATTGCATTTGAAGAAGCAAAGCTTGTTTTGGTTTGCAAAAAACTTTATCATCAAGACATAGATCCTGAAAATTTCTATGATGCATCTATTGAAAACAATTATGCGAACAAAGATTATCATCGTATGTATATTGGCGAGATTGTAAAGGTATTAGTAAAATAA
- a CDS encoding IS256 family transposase — MEKQPKELLKEYVNSQNFTSTTEVMQAMKEMFKDVLQQVMDSELDEELGYQKSQRIANDDGKSMSKNYRNGYSKKTVKTQLGEVDINVPRDRNGEFEPQIIGKYNRNADGMEEKIIALYSCGMSQRDIAEQVKNLYDVEISDGLVSKITEKIMPEVTAWQNRPLDSVYPFVFMDAIHYKVKENNQFVTKAAYVVLGITLEGNKDILGIWIGENESSKFWLSVMNDLKSRGLQDVYLFCVDGLKGFKEAINAAYPKAHIQRCIIHQIRYSTRYVGYKDIKKLMADLKLVYQAVTEEEALNNLISFKEKWGKSYPSCIKSWEDNWDILSTFFAYPTDVRKIIYTTNIIEGLNRQFRQITKNKPSFQNDDSLKRILYLASKKIVERWTQRCRNWDVVLNQLNIMFSDRIAG, encoded by the coding sequence ATGGAAAAGCAACCGAAAGAGTTATTAAAAGAGTATGTGAACAGCCAAAACTTCACAAGCACAACAGAGGTTATGCAGGCAATGAAAGAGATGTTCAAAGATGTTCTTCAGCAAGTTATGGATAGTGAATTAGACGAAGAATTGGGTTACCAAAAAAGTCAAAGAATAGCGAACGATGACGGAAAAAGCATGTCGAAAAATTATCGAAATGGATATTCAAAGAAAACAGTTAAAACACAACTTGGCGAAGTGGATATTAATGTTCCTCGTGATAGAAACGGTGAATTTGAACCACAAATTATTGGTAAATATAATCGTAATGCTGACGGGATGGAAGAAAAAATTATTGCACTTTACTCTTGTGGCATGTCTCAACGAGATATTGCTGAACAAGTAAAAAATCTTTATGATGTAGAAATTTCAGATGGACTAGTAAGCAAGATAACAGAAAAAATAATGCCGGAAGTAACAGCATGGCAAAACCGTCCACTAGATAGTGTATACCCATTTGTGTTCATGGATGCAATACACTACAAAGTAAAAGAAAACAATCAGTTTGTAACGAAAGCAGCATATGTGGTTTTAGGAATTACACTTGAAGGAAATAAAGATATATTGGGCATTTGGATTGGAGAAAACGAGAGCTCAAAATTCTGGTTGAGCGTTATGAATGACTTGAAATCAAGGGGTTTGCAAGATGTATACCTATTTTGTGTTGACGGTTTAAAAGGTTTTAAAGAAGCAATCAATGCAGCATATCCCAAAGCGCACATTCAACGTTGTATTATACATCAAATTCGATATTCAACACGATATGTAGGATACAAAGATATCAAGAAGTTAATGGCAGATCTAAAACTAGTATATCAAGCTGTTACAGAGGAAGAAGCATTGAATAATCTAATATCATTCAAAGAAAAATGGGGTAAAAGTTATCCTTCTTGCATAAAGAGTTGGGAGGATAACTGGGATATACTATCAACCTTTTTTGCATATCCAACTGATGTAAGGAAAATAATATACACAACTAATATTATTGAGGGATTAAACAGGCAGTTCAGACAAATAACCAAGAATAAACCATCATTTCAAAATGATGATAGTTTAAAAAGGATACTGTATTTAGCTTCAAAGAAAATTGTCGAACGATGGACACAACGTTGTCGAAATTGGGACGTTGTTTTAAACCAATTAAACATCATGTTTTCGGACAGAATCGCTGGATGA
- the mscL gene encoding large conductance mechanosensitive channel protein MscL, with protein MKKFISEFKEFAIRGSVVDMAVGIVVGGAFKGIVDSLVKDIITPLVGIIANQDLSDKVFMIGDVAIKYGSFISAIINFALMAFVIFIIIKFINKIKRFGKKEEAVVVTTKICPFCKSEIPLEATRCAHCTSVLE; from the coding sequence ATGAAAAAATTTATTTCAGAATTTAAAGAGTTCGCTATCCGTGGAAGCGTTGTGGATATGGCTGTTGGTATCGTTGTTGGTGGTGCATTTAAAGGTATTGTAGATTCTTTGGTAAAAGACATTATTACACCTTTAGTAGGAATTATAGCTAACCAAGATTTAAGTGATAAAGTATTTATGATTGGTGACGTTGCGATTAAATACGGCTCTTTCATCTCTGCTATTATTAACTTTGCTTTAATGGCATTTGTCATTTTTATTATCATTAAATTTATAAACAAGATTAAAAGATTTGGCAAAAAAGAAGAAGCCGTTGTAGTTACTACTAAAATCTGTCCATTTTGCAAAAGTGAGATTCCTTTAGAAGCAACTCGTTGTGCACACTGTACTTCTGTTTTAGAATAA
- a CDS encoding extracellular solute-binding protein: MKKTFAKGISILLTVIMVALSITGCAPDTKQQNSNTQENPSSGQATQTLKPCKLTFWHTYGDGEEEQLKKVVLPKWSALHPEITIEPVRQDGGQFHQMIVTAFGTGQTPDVARIDIVNTASYAKQGGIIALDDMKGFGELKESFLKAPMSTNYYKNKYYGLPLDTNCKSAVVNQNTMKKIGLDKIPATMEEFIAAAEKNGGGKFRLNVSGVGDWDLFPYFWLFGGELTDANFTKASGYIDSEASIKAIQTMLDLNAKKVFTIRDVNGSVDAWDGIKTGEYAMFFEGPWFFGSYSDTAAAGIIPSTIPTYNGKTTSVVGGENIAIFENSKNKNEAYEFIKFMASEEIQLDMLQKGQLPVLKSLVTNKAVTDNPVWSVYMKQMESARARIPSPNHTEIGQIWSDAMTNIFANKADVKKELAKAATLIDEQLKG; this comes from the coding sequence ATGAAAAAAACATTTGCAAAAGGCATTTCCATACTTCTAACAGTAATCATGGTTGCGTTATCCATTACTGGATGTGCACCTGATACGAAACAACAAAATTCAAATACGCAAGAAAATCCATCATCAGGCCAAGCAACCCAAACTTTAAAACCTTGTAAACTAACTTTTTGGCATACATACGGTGATGGTGAGGAAGAACAATTAAAAAAAGTTGTACTTCCAAAATGGAGTGCACTTCATCCTGAAATAACAATTGAACCAGTTAGGCAAGATGGTGGACAATTTCATCAAATGATAGTTACTGCATTTGGTACTGGTCAAACTCCTGATGTAGCTAGAATAGATATTGTGAATACAGCATCTTATGCTAAACAGGGTGGTATTATCGCTTTAGACGATATGAAAGGATTTGGCGAACTCAAAGAAAGCTTTTTGAAAGCACCAATGTCAACAAACTACTATAAGAATAAGTATTATGGACTTCCACTTGATACAAACTGTAAATCTGCTGTAGTAAATCAAAACACAATGAAAAAAATAGGACTTGATAAGATTCCGGCTACGATGGAAGAATTTATTGCAGCTGCCGAGAAAAACGGTGGAGGAAAGTTCCGCTTAAATGTATCTGGCGTTGGCGATTGGGATCTGTTCCCTTACTTTTGGCTTTTTGGCGGTGAATTAACTGATGCTAATTTTACAAAAGCAAGTGGATATATTGATTCTGAAGCAAGCATAAAAGCTATTCAAACTATGTTGGATTTAAATGCTAAAAAAGTATTTACAATTCGTGATGTAAATGGTTCTGTGGATGCTTGGGATGGTATTAAAACAGGTGAATATGCAATGTTTTTCGAAGGACCTTGGTTCTTTGGTTCATATTCAGATACTGCAGCTGCAGGGATCATTCCATCTACTATTCCAACATATAACGGAAAAACGACTTCTGTAGTTGGCGGTGAAAATATCGCAATTTTCGAAAATAGCAAAAATAAAAATGAAGCTTATGAGTTTATTAAGTTTATGGCATCAGAAGAGATTCAACTTGATATGCTTCAAAAAGGTCAACTTCCGGTTCTTAAGTCACTTGTAACGAACAAAGCTGTAACAGATAATCCAGTATGGTCTGTATACATGAAGCAAATGGAATCTGCAAGAGCTCGAATTCCATCTCCAAATCATACGGAAATTGGACAAATTTGGAGTGATGCAATGACAAATATATTTGCTAATAAAGCAGATGTGAAAAAAGAATTAGCCAAAGCTGCTACGTTAATAGACGAACAGCTTAAAGGTTAA
- a CDS encoding MATE family efflux transporter, which yields MNKEQALLKGPISKTYISYLIPTIISMITNSVYCVVDVMFVGVCVGSEALAAFNIAMPIFTLFSCIGLMLGIGGATTISVLIGQGDKTNVNKVFSFSVYASILSGAIISIFSLCFPELCARLLGAPTDLVPLVVEYLRPLQIIAPLYVLNNTLQVIIRADFNPKLVMVAAISANLANIFFDWLFVSVLGYGLAGASTATAIGPCLAVFILSFHYICKKNTMHFKLKCIDKNLIKRILQNGMGSFILEFTSGAVVFMFNIVLLKVSGHSAVAVYAIVSNVAYLGKGIFNGISQAAQPLISVNYGAQNMDRMKHSLKVASITSMIFSLGLYALILIFPSQIIGMFIGDSPELLPMGIKASQLYFTSFVFTGINTVLMYYFQSAESLKITTLIALSRGFIFVVIGILIFPALIGEAGVWITITFAEIITFIIILPIKSKFDRLLRQRFNLSHEIDDAKAHEHA from the coding sequence ATGAACAAAGAACAAGCACTTTTAAAAGGTCCAATTTCTAAAACTTATATTTCTTATTTAATTCCAACTATTATCAGTATGATAACCAATTCCGTTTATTGTGTTGTTGACGTTATGTTTGTTGGTGTTTGTGTAGGAAGTGAGGCTCTTGCAGCATTTAATATTGCAATGCCGATTTTCACATTGTTTTCTTGCATTGGGTTAATGCTTGGCATTGGCGGTGCCACCACTATCTCAGTTTTAATCGGACAAGGAGATAAAACAAATGTAAACAAAGTATTCTCATTTAGCGTTTATGCAAGCATTTTGTCAGGAGCAATCATCAGTATTTTCAGCCTATGTTTTCCTGAATTATGTGCTCGTTTACTTGGTGCGCCCACTGATTTAGTGCCATTGGTAGTTGAATATTTAAGACCGCTCCAAATCATTGCACCTTTATATGTTTTAAATAACACATTACAAGTTATTATTCGTGCTGACTTCAATCCAAAGCTTGTTATGGTAGCAGCGATCAGCGCAAACCTTGCAAATATATTCTTCGATTGGTTGTTTGTAAGCGTTTTAGGATATGGTTTAGCAGGTGCTTCTACAGCTACTGCAATTGGTCCTTGTTTAGCTGTCTTTATTCTTTCTTTCCACTATATATGCAAAAAAAATACAATGCATTTTAAATTAAAATGCATCGACAAAAACTTAATTAAACGAATACTACAAAATGGTATGGGCAGCTTTATCCTTGAATTTACTTCTGGTGCAGTTGTATTTATGTTTAACATTGTGTTACTAAAAGTTAGTGGGCATTCAGCTGTTGCTGTTTATGCAATCGTTTCTAATGTTGCTTATCTTGGAAAGGGTATCTTCAATGGTATCTCGCAAGCTGCGCAGCCGTTAATCAGCGTAAACTACGGTGCACAAAACATGGATAGAATGAAACACTCATTGAAAGTTGCTTCCATTACCAGTATGATATTCTCATTAGGTCTATATGCTTTAATCTTAATATTCCCAAGTCAAATTATCGGCATGTTTATCGGTGATTCTCCTGAACTTCTGCCGATGGGTATTAAGGCTTCTCAATTATATTTTACTTCATTCGTTTTCACAGGTATCAACACCGTTTTAATGTATTACTTCCAATCTGCAGAATCATTAAAAATAACCACACTAATTGCACTTTCCAGAGGATTTATTTTTGTAGTAATTGGAATACTAATTTTCCCTGCTCTTATTGGTGAGGCAGGCGTTTGGATTACTATCACATTTGCTGAAATTATTACATTTATAATTATATTGCCGATAAAGTCAAAGTTTGATCGACTATTAAGACAGCGCTTTAACCTATCCCATGAAATTGATGATGCAAAAGCGCACGAGCACGCATAA
- a CDS encoding DUF3795 domain-containing protein: MKNFIRTDLKLSLCGLNCSLCTMKLDNYCPGCGGGAGNPGCTIARCSLQHQSIDYCFQCKEYPCSKYNDIEQYDSFITHRNQLKDMLKAQAVGIEKYHLELNEKAQILRWLLKNYNDGRRKTFFCIAINLLELEDIRMVIEKIKTEIPSNDMSIKEKALIAVTIFQALADERNIILKLYKKPSKK, translated from the coding sequence GTGAAAAATTTTATTCGAACAGATTTAAAGCTTTCTTTGTGTGGATTAAATTGTAGCCTCTGTACTATGAAACTGGACAACTATTGTCCTGGCTGTGGTGGTGGAGCAGGTAATCCAGGTTGTACTATTGCACGATGTAGTTTGCAACACCAAAGCATTGATTATTGTTTTCAGTGTAAGGAGTATCCGTGTAGTAAATACAATGACATTGAACAATATGACTCTTTTATCACGCATCGCAATCAACTCAAAGATATGTTAAAGGCTCAAGCAGTCGGAATAGAGAAGTACCATTTGGAATTGAACGAAAAAGCTCAAATATTGAGGTGGTTACTTAAGAACTATAATGACGGTAGGCGTAAAACATTTTTTTGTATTGCAATTAATCTTTTAGAACTTGAAGACATACGAATGGTAATTGAAAAAATTAAGACTGAAATACCTTCTAATGATATGAGTATAAAAGAGAAAGCTTTAATTGCTGTAACAATTTTTCAAGCACTTGCTGATGAAAGAAATATTATACTAAAGCTTTATAAAAAACCATCTAAAAAATAA